In Fibrobacter sp. UWR2, the following are encoded in one genomic region:
- a CDS encoding TIGR02147 family protein, which yields MKPIVEYSDFRQYMRDYYEERKRCSVFSWREFSKVAGFTSSSYMKVVCDGKSKLSRVGVERTGAAMGLVGFEMEYFRAMVEYGQAEVEAKKKAAYEKMLSVARTHKVRVMEGELFEFYDSWHNPVVRELAPLMPGATPGDIAKMCCSEVSAADVQKSLNFLTRAGLLKKAGQDAFVLAETSIRGTPDATRLALRGMHRQMSELATPAVDLPVDERHFSGVTMGLSNESYRKIENVLDECRRKIIAIAAEDKDVDQVYRLNLQLFPLSKKVKERKNEEV from the coding sequence ATGAAACCGATTGTCGAATATTCCGATTTCCGCCAGTACATGCGGGACTACTATGAGGAGCGCAAGCGCTGCTCGGTGTTCTCGTGGCGTGAGTTCTCGAAGGTGGCGGGATTTACCTCGTCGTCGTACATGAAGGTTGTCTGCGATGGCAAGAGTAAGCTCTCCCGTGTCGGCGTCGAGCGTACGGGGGCCGCGATGGGCCTTGTCGGATTCGAGATGGAATATTTCCGTGCCATGGTCGAGTACGGCCAGGCCGAGGTGGAGGCGAAGAAGAAGGCTGCCTACGAGAAAATGCTTTCCGTTGCCAGGACGCACAAGGTCCGCGTGATGGAAGGCGAACTGTTCGAGTTCTACGATTCATGGCACAACCCCGTGGTGCGCGAACTCGCCCCGCTGATGCCGGGTGCTACTCCAGGCGATATAGCGAAGATGTGCTGCTCCGAAGTTTCTGCGGCCGATGTCCAGAAAAGCCTCAACTTTCTTACTAGGGCGGGCCTCCTGAAAAAGGCCGGCCAGGATGCCTTTGTGCTTGCGGAGACGTCGATCAGGGGCACGCCGGACGCTACACGCCTTGCGCTCCGCGGAATGCACCGTCAGATGTCTGAACTCGCTACCCCTGCGGTAGACCTCCCTGTGGACGAGCGCCATTTTAGCGGTGTCACTATGGGCCTCTCGAACGAAAGCTACCGCAAGATAGAGAACGTACTCGACGAATGCCGCCGTAAGATTATCGCCATTGCTGCCGAAGACAAGGATGTCGACCAGGTTTACCGACTGAACCTGCAACTTTTCCCGCTGAGCAAGAAAGTGAAGGAGCGCAAGAATGAAGAAGTCTAG
- a CDS encoding DUF4832 domain-containing protein — MKRLVLIAFAAAFLQAPLFAAGLVKQDIDTTDAMATLDNFDRGFYTPQVLHLKPSGSKPIEKPWAKLLHLRAEISEFSSNAWLSIDTTGGKRDTVRGVSQDLTEDALNVLQTTFDNIRANNGFAIVRICYDPWYNGRSNVTPEHKWVMRHVEQLAPVLSKNTDVIVALEMGMHGAYGEMHSDTNITYDRIAEATNLMLRSTPPELKILTRTGNYSAKVLGFDNWGVDFHIDGEKFAEIAKAKGDTMYRVGMFNDGYLGTQYDYGTWGADCATSICREEGVAWLEKYGINTPYGGEALTTAGGYEVINTPEFLSYEGFRTHTSYLNVQWNNNLIDSWKKSQFEGKDFEYDGSKIDSLTGFKYVNDHLGYRFALRESWLSDTVGADGVFKAKLRIQNVGFGNLTRKMKASLVVNGIQQVGMLDTLAYIYYEVPLPDSIDFMKVHSRKIEIKGADTVMTFDGNNEVLIEAKLGSLKNQSPEDWTGIPLEVYLKVCNDDPVKECIHFANDESRNRISNGVFIGKVVFDESVVSINPRPLQPGNQKQSAPFVQRERNSVIIRDGEKSYRLNGAKMK, encoded by the coding sequence ATGAAAAGGCTTGTGCTGATTGCTTTTGCTGCGGCGTTCCTGCAGGCCCCGCTTTTTGCGGCCGGTCTCGTGAAACAGGATATTGACACGACCGATGCGATGGCGACGCTTGACAATTTCGACCGCGGGTTCTATACGCCGCAGGTGCTGCATTTGAAACCTTCGGGCAGCAAGCCGATTGAAAAACCATGGGCGAAACTCCTCCACCTGCGTGCCGAAATTTCGGAATTCAGCAGCAACGCATGGCTTTCGATTGATACTACCGGCGGGAAGCGCGATACGGTGCGCGGCGTGAGCCAGGACTTGACCGAAGACGCGTTAAACGTGTTGCAGACGACGTTTGACAATATCCGTGCGAACAATGGCTTTGCGATTGTGCGCATCTGTTACGATCCGTGGTACAACGGACGCAGTAATGTGACTCCCGAACACAAGTGGGTAATGCGTCATGTGGAACAGCTCGCTCCCGTGCTCTCGAAGAATACCGACGTTATCGTGGCGCTTGAGATGGGAATGCACGGTGCCTACGGCGAGATGCACAGCGACACGAACATCACCTACGACCGCATTGCCGAGGCGACGAACTTGATGCTGCGCAGTACGCCGCCCGAACTCAAGATTCTCACGCGTACGGGAAACTATTCAGCGAAGGTGCTGGGCTTTGACAACTGGGGTGTAGACTTCCACATTGACGGCGAGAAGTTTGCGGAGATTGCGAAGGCGAAGGGCGACACGATGTACCGTGTGGGAATGTTCAACGACGGCTATCTGGGAACGCAATACGATTACGGCACGTGGGGTGCGGACTGTGCTACATCCATCTGCCGCGAAGAAGGCGTGGCCTGGCTCGAGAAGTACGGCATCAACACGCCCTACGGTGGCGAGGCGCTCACGACGGCAGGCGGTTACGAGGTCATCAATACGCCGGAGTTTCTCTCTTACGAGGGCTTCCGCACGCATACAAGCTATTTGAATGTCCAGTGGAACAACAACCTGATTGACAGCTGGAAAAAATCGCAGTTTGAAGGGAAAGATTTTGAATATGATGGTTCGAAAATAGATTCGTTGACAGGTTTCAAGTACGTCAACGACCACCTGGGCTACCGCTTCGCGCTGCGCGAATCGTGGCTAAGCGATACGGTGGGTGCCGATGGTGTTTTCAAGGCGAAGCTGCGCATACAGAACGTGGGCTTTGGCAACTTGACGCGAAAGATGAAGGCTTCACTAGTTGTTAATGGGATACAACAAGTGGGTATGCTAGATACTTTGGCTTACATTTACTATGAAGTTCCTCTCCCTGATTCTATTGATTTTATGAAAGTGCATAGCCGCAAAATTGAAATCAAGGGTGCCGATACCGTGATGACATTTGATGGCAACAATGAAGTTTTGATCGAAGCGAAATTGGGCTCCTTGAAAAACCAATCTCCCGAAGATTGGACGGGCATCCCGTTGGAAGTGTACTTGAAGGTCTGTAATGACGACCCGGTCAAAGAATGCATCCACTTTGCGAACGACGAATCGAGAAACCGCATAAGCAACGGTGTTTTCATCGGAAAAGTTGTTTTCGATGAGAGTGTTGTTTCTATAAATCCGCGGCCCCTGCAACCCGGCAATCAAAAGCAAAGCGCCCCCTTCGTTCAGAGGGAGCGCAACAGCGTAATTATTCGTGACGGCGAAAAGTCGTACCGCTTGAACGGTGCGAAAATGAAGTAG